The Serpentinimonas maccroryi genome has a segment encoding these proteins:
- a CDS encoding very short patch repair endonuclease — protein sequence MADVLTAEQRQFNMSRIRGKDTKPEMLIRRGLHARGLRYRLHYRKLPGRPDLVFPKYHTAVFIHGCFWHAHGCALSKLPATRHVFWTQKLEGNVARDRKAIEALQASGWRVLVIWECALRGPGRQSEKTVLDLAAQVIQASVTQLFEISSVRAGSR from the coding sequence ATGGCCGACGTGCTCACCGCCGAACAGCGTCAGTTCAACATGAGCCGCATCCGGGGCAAGGACACGAAGCCCGAGATGCTGATCCGGCGCGGCCTGCACGCGCGCGGCCTGCGCTACCGGCTGCATTACCGGAAGCTGCCCGGCCGCCCTGACCTTGTCTTTCCGAAGTACCACACCGCCGTATTTATCCACGGCTGCTTCTGGCACGCGCATGGCTGCGCGCTGTCGAAGCTGCCAGCGACGCGTCACGTCTTCTGGACGCAGAAGTTGGAAGGCAATGTCGCCCGGGACCGAAAGGCGATAGAAGCCCTGCAGGCCAGCGGCTGGCGTGTACTCGTGATCTGGGAGTGTGCGCTGCGCGGACCGGGTCGCCAGAGTGAAAAGACAGTTCTTGATCTTGCTGCGCAGGTCATTCAAGCCTCTGTTACGCAACTGTTCGAAATCTCATCTGTGCGGGCTGGCTCGAGGTGA
- a CDS encoding XRE family transcriptional regulator, translating into MSRGGVQGFQKDRLSQILAARRLTQVQLASMVDVSPATISKWRAGTQAPERDALERLAGVVNVTPEWFTRVPGAKLSLPLFRSNASAHVAARAMLEARIEWAQDVAAALMEYVDYPDVNLPSRDYTDPEEITNEDIEKAASECRDLWRLGRSAIQDLALAVEGAGVIVVREETGIAQIEGLSAWSKALGRPLILLSADKNNGYRSRFDLAHEVGHLILHRHIQRTTDNARHKMMEAQAHRFAGAFLLPAETFASEVRVPPTLDDMLLLKRRWGVSAAAIIMRLKALEMLDEDGALMLFKRRSARWGAKSEPGDEDRRPEQPRLLRRTIDLLVEEKVMPLDAIPRHIGLAAGDVEALAGLPEGYFQGKTNVVEFARLKATQKQVDDQPAQGNKVVPFRPVSKS; encoded by the coding sequence ATGAGCAGGGGCGGTGTACAAGGATTTCAGAAAGATCGACTTAGCCAAATTCTTGCGGCCCGTCGTCTGACTCAAGTCCAGCTGGCCTCGATGGTCGATGTGTCTCCGGCGACCATCAGTAAGTGGCGCGCAGGAACGCAAGCGCCCGAGCGTGACGCGCTTGAACGCCTTGCTGGCGTGGTCAACGTCACGCCGGAATGGTTTACGCGTGTGCCCGGGGCGAAGTTGTCGTTGCCGCTTTTTCGCAGCAACGCGTCAGCACACGTCGCTGCACGAGCCATGCTTGAGGCCCGCATTGAGTGGGCCCAGGACGTGGCGGCTGCCCTGATGGAGTACGTTGACTACCCCGATGTCAATTTGCCCTCTCGGGATTACACCGATCCAGAAGAGATCACTAACGAGGACATCGAGAAGGCTGCCAGCGAATGCCGGGACCTGTGGCGTTTGGGCCGTTCGGCGATTCAAGACTTGGCGCTGGCAGTGGAAGGCGCTGGAGTGATCGTCGTCCGGGAAGAAACCGGCATCGCTCAGATCGAAGGGCTATCGGCTTGGAGTAAAGCATTGGGGCGACCGCTCATTCTTTTGTCCGCCGACAAAAACAATGGGTACCGCAGTCGCTTCGATCTTGCCCACGAGGTCGGGCATCTGATCCTGCATCGTCACATTCAGCGCACGACAGACAACGCGCGCCACAAAATGATGGAAGCGCAGGCACACCGTTTCGCAGGCGCATTTTTGCTGCCCGCCGAAACGTTCGCCAGCGAAGTTCGCGTGCCTCCGACCCTGGATGACATGTTGCTGCTGAAGCGCCGTTGGGGCGTATCGGCGGCAGCGATCATCATGCGGCTGAAGGCTCTTGAGATGCTGGATGAAGATGGCGCTCTGATGCTTTTCAAGCGCCGCTCTGCTCGGTGGGGTGCGAAATCGGAACCCGGAGACGAGGACCGTCGACCAGAGCAGCCACGTCTGCTTCGTCGCACCATCGATCTATTGGTCGAAGAGAAGGTCATGCCTTTGGACGCCATCCCGAGGCACATCGGACTGGCTGCGGGCGACGTGGAAGCACTCGCCGGATTGCCCGAAGGTTACTTCCAGGGCAAAACCAATGTCGTGGAGTTTGCGCGACTGAAAGCAACCCAGAAGCAGGTTGATGACCAACCAGCCCAAGGCAATAAGGTGGTGCCGTTCCGGCCCGTCTCCAAATCCTGA
- a CDS encoding helix-turn-helix domain-containing protein, which yields MHYPVMTEKHLADRWQVSLKTLRRWRLDGEGPVWHKLFRQVRYHEADILEFERRSAQHLMALLGINREFKPAEPDATLGQGLDAEAESHYLTAKEIAEAASLPIHLFRDQVERNRKCVPHLMLVGNLRFSLQAILEWEMANSVPGNAAAAAVEEVESPVEPSAPAKRWYEIVREQEGERFDSAP from the coding sequence ATGCACTACCCCGTGATGACCGAAAAGCATTTGGCTGACCGTTGGCAGGTCAGCCTCAAGACGCTGCGACGCTGGCGGCTCGATGGCGAAGGGCCTGTGTGGCACAAGCTGTTCCGACAAGTGCGCTACCACGAAGCCGATATCCTCGAATTCGAGCGCCGCAGTGCACAGCACCTGATGGCGCTGCTCGGGATCAACCGGGAATTCAAACCCGCCGAGCCGGATGCGACCCTGGGCCAAGGTCTCGACGCCGAGGCTGAAAGTCACTACCTCACGGCCAAGGAAATTGCCGAGGCGGCATCACTGCCGATCCATCTGTTCCGCGATCAGGTTGAACGCAATCGCAAGTGTGTGCCACACCTGATGCTGGTCGGAAACCTGCGCTTTTCGCTGCAAGCGATTCTGGAATGGGAGATGGCCAACAGTGTGCCTGGCAACGCCGCTGCAGCAGCCGTCGAGGAAGTCGAAAGTCCGGTAGAACCTTCAGCACCAGCCAAGCGCTGGTACGAAATCGTCAGGGAACAGGAAGGAGAACGGTTCGATTCCGCACCGTAG
- a CDS encoding AAA family ATPase, whose protein sequence is MARHTEHDTSKIYRVAEAFRANCLLRDGSLLFDDASVWRPDVLERIHKAFVATPDEGDRSFIVKFKDQIGQAGPEVIRLAAEILCVYFLFPSSVGGARKRQVVNEVLGWAGDSLRESHLVFGAFSNGIGSGGQGYNTRRPFEIAFLIDLVIAWKKLPADRQALVAADPWLFQEIVDSIEDAESKQLRHMLLYLLFPDHFERIASGNHKRRVIKAFSGLVDSEPEDEDRAILAIRRELEKLLPNQQLDFYWSPLVEAWYDDGEGASEEAPLEIIQHKKQIVLFGPPGTGKTFRAKKLAERVIRSAALSQMGPARYFQSQPVVAAAIQDNVHRLQLHPAYSYEDFIRALHISSGGGTEYRAGYLPRLIEDVEQKPRSERLPHVLILDEMNRTDLSRMLGECFSLLEDRNETIELPARDGDGAAMKLRIPDDLFVIGTMNLIDQSIEQIDFALRRRFLWLLCPFDAEALLGAAEAKWSDLKSGLDWDRIEPDFRKLAAAAAALNREIHDSPLLGAQYEIGHTYLLDVVVFLRNFLGPRPTRKQNYLWNKKGEALEPVVQVWSLSLCPLLEQYLAGLDATARNVELDRLSKVLLKPTVAE, encoded by the coding sequence ATGGCCCGCCACACAGAACACGACACCAGCAAGATCTATCGGGTGGCGGAGGCGTTCCGCGCCAACTGTCTCCTGCGCGACGGATCTCTGCTGTTCGACGATGCGTCGGTTTGGCGCCCGGATGTCCTGGAACGCATTCACAAGGCATTCGTCGCCACCCCTGACGAGGGCGACCGGTCCTTCATCGTCAAGTTCAAGGACCAGATCGGTCAGGCTGGACCGGAAGTTATTCGCTTGGCCGCGGAGATCCTGTGCGTCTACTTCCTGTTTCCATCCAGCGTGGGCGGTGCGCGCAAGCGGCAGGTCGTGAACGAGGTTCTCGGCTGGGCGGGCGACAGCCTGCGAGAATCCCACTTGGTCTTCGGTGCCTTCTCGAACGGGATCGGCAGCGGCGGTCAGGGCTACAACACCCGTCGACCGTTCGAGATCGCGTTCCTGATCGATCTCGTCATCGCATGGAAGAAGTTGCCTGCAGATCGACAGGCGTTGGTTGCGGCTGACCCCTGGCTCTTTCAGGAGATCGTCGACAGCATCGAGGATGCGGAGTCCAAGCAGCTGCGGCACATGCTGCTCTACCTCCTGTTCCCGGACCACTTCGAGCGCATCGCGAGCGGCAATCACAAGCGGAGGGTAATCAAGGCGTTCTCCGGATTGGTCGACTCTGAGCCGGAGGACGAAGACCGCGCGATCCTGGCCATCCGACGCGAGCTCGAGAAGCTGTTGCCGAACCAGCAGCTTGACTTCTACTGGTCACCGCTCGTTGAGGCGTGGTACGACGACGGCGAAGGCGCGTCTGAGGAAGCGCCCCTGGAGATCATCCAGCACAAGAAGCAGATCGTCCTTTTTGGGCCTCCGGGCACGGGCAAGACGTTCCGTGCAAAGAAGCTCGCGGAGCGGGTCATCCGATCCGCCGCGTTGAGCCAGATGGGGCCGGCTCGGTACTTCCAGTCGCAGCCCGTCGTTGCTGCGGCAATCCAGGACAACGTCCACCGATTGCAGTTGCACCCGGCGTACAGCTACGAGGACTTCATCCGGGCCCTTCACATTTCAAGCGGCGGGGGCACTGAGTACCGGGCGGGCTACCTGCCTCGGCTGATTGAGGACGTCGAGCAGAAGCCTCGCTCGGAGCGACTGCCACATGTCCTGATCCTCGACGAGATGAACCGGACCGACTTGAGCCGGATGCTTGGCGAATGCTTCTCGTTGCTTGAAGACCGCAACGAAACCATTGAACTTCCAGCCCGCGACGGTGATGGGGCTGCGATGAAGCTGCGCATCCCGGACGATCTCTTCGTGATCGGCACCATGAATCTGATCGACCAGTCCATCGAGCAGATCGACTTCGCGCTGCGCCGCCGCTTTCTGTGGTTGCTGTGCCCATTTGACGCCGAGGCTCTGCTCGGTGCCGCCGAAGCCAAGTGGAGTGACCTGAAGTCGGGCCTGGACTGGGATCGCATCGAACCGGACTTCCGCAAGTTGGCCGCAGCGGCAGCGGCGTTGAACAGGGAGATTCACGACAGCCCGCTGCTCGGCGCGCAGTACGAGATCGGGCACACCTACCTGCTCGACGTGGTCGTGTTCTTGCGCAATTTCCTCGGCCCTCGGCCGACGCGCAAGCAGAACTACCTCTGGAACAAGAAGGGTGAAGCCCTGGAGCCCGTTGTGCAGGTGTGGAGCCTGTCACTTTGCCCGCTGCTGGAGCAGTACCTCGCCGGGCTGGATGCGACTGCGCGCAACGTGGAGCTTGACCGGCTATCCAAGGTTCTGCTCAAGCCCACGGTGGCCGAGTGA
- a CDS encoding 5-methylcytosine restriction system specificity protein McrC: MKLVARDCSPLASQPTAAEAAWLRRLATNVRATDLVVPVSGERDEDEPVVYCAWDGTWWAGRYVGSLSFEGNSLTIEPRFGLATLRNWLFEATSVVLTDAPGKLREDESFIAQLLASVWAHGFVEAARHGLPALRRDVATRSPTIRGRLDVPASLRLIAAGGGQVVSIRSERSLDHAASDAIVAAYEVLRRWLGVPDEKWLPTRAKELLPHLMAVTGARPRAPTKAELDRIRYTPITAGFAPVAELSRQIANRRGLAADVDASGEAKGVLLDVAELWEMYVLSVLRKAAAPLTVTHGTREKAATKKLLHSDVSGQGLGTLIPDAILLSGSAIKGVVDAKYKSLHPSASSPNGPQRDDLYQMAAYLGRFQAPVEIETWGLLAYPFDLSKPDTPNAEQNSPWSLDDRKKISFATLPHNPTDAVAKMRALLSQSAKSVALSAAS, encoded by the coding sequence GTGAAACTCGTCGCGCGGGACTGTTCGCCGCTCGCTTCGCAGCCGACGGCTGCAGAGGCGGCTTGGCTTCGCCGGCTGGCGACCAATGTACGCGCGACGGATTTGGTCGTTCCGGTCTCCGGCGAACGTGACGAGGATGAGCCGGTCGTCTACTGCGCCTGGGACGGCACCTGGTGGGCCGGCAGATACGTCGGCTCGCTTTCCTTCGAGGGGAACAGTCTGACCATCGAGCCGCGCTTCGGCCTGGCCACGCTGCGGAACTGGCTCTTCGAGGCGACGTCAGTCGTGTTGACCGACGCACCAGGAAAGCTGCGGGAGGACGAGTCCTTCATAGCTCAACTCCTGGCATCCGTATGGGCTCACGGGTTTGTCGAGGCAGCTCGGCACGGGCTGCCCGCACTGCGCCGTGACGTCGCCACTAGGAGCCCGACGATTCGAGGACGGCTCGACGTCCCGGCGTCGCTCCGGTTGATCGCTGCAGGCGGAGGCCAGGTCGTGTCCATACGCTCAGAGCGATCGCTGGATCACGCAGCGTCCGATGCCATCGTCGCCGCCTATGAGGTTCTGCGACGGTGGCTCGGGGTGCCAGACGAAAAATGGCTGCCTACGCGTGCCAAGGAACTCCTTCCCCATCTGATGGCTGTCACCGGTGCGCGACCACGCGCGCCGACGAAGGCCGAGCTCGACCGGATTCGCTACACGCCGATCACGGCGGGCTTTGCGCCCGTCGCAGAACTCTCCCGCCAGATTGCGAACCGCAGAGGTCTTGCCGCCGATGTCGATGCCAGTGGTGAGGCAAAGGGCGTCCTGCTTGACGTTGCGGAGCTGTGGGAGATGTACGTACTCAGCGTGTTGCGCAAGGCTGCCGCACCGCTAACCGTGACTCACGGTACCCGGGAGAAGGCAGCCACTAAGAAACTGCTCCACAGCGATGTCTCGGGCCAAGGTCTGGGCACATTGATACCCGATGCCATCCTGCTCTCAGGCTCTGCCATCAAGGGGGTAGTTGATGCCAAGTACAAGTCCCTCCATCCATCTGCCAGCTCACCAAATGGGCCGCAACGCGACGACCTGTACCAGATGGCCGCCTACCTGGGACGCTTTCAAGCACCCGTCGAAATAGAGACCTGGGGCCTCTTGGCGTATCCCTTCGACCTATCAAAACCTGATACGCCCAATGCCGAGCAGAACAGCCCGTGGAGCCTTGATGACAGGAAGAAGATCAGCTTTGCCACTTTGCCCCACAACCCCACCGACGCAGTGGCCAAGATGCGTGCGCTGCTCTCGCAAAGTGCCAAGTCCGTCGCTTTATCAGCCGCGTCGTAG
- a CDS encoding DUF1778 domain-containing protein codes for MNNSQQTKEPQDQVLFSVDAETFRQFCELLDAPSKDNPGLARLMKLTPPWSKAADIKGAGETM; via the coding sequence ATGAACAACAGCCAGCAGACCAAAGAACCACAGGATCAAGTTCTATTCTCCGTCGACGCCGAAACTTTCCGGCAGTTTTGCGAGCTGCTGGATGCCCCGTCCAAGGACAACCCGGGACTGGCGCGACTCATGAAGTTGACGCCACCCTGGTCAAAAGCGGCTGACATCAAAGGTGCAGGCGAGACCATGTGA
- a CDS encoding type II toxin-antitoxin system PrlF family antitoxin, giving the protein MPATLEVESTLTDRYQTTVPETVRRALRLGKRDKIHYTIRPGGEVVLTRVEAPEVDDPVLGQFLGFLARDITSHPERLQAIDSTFVQRIQSLTGGIEIDIDATLSADDE; this is encoded by the coding sequence ATGCCTGCCACCCTCGAAGTCGAATCCACGCTGACCGACCGCTACCAGACCACGGTGCCGGAGACGGTGCGTCGCGCCCTTCGACTCGGTAAGCGCGACAAGATCCACTACACGATCCGCCCCGGCGGCGAGGTCGTGCTGACGCGCGTCGAGGCCCCCGAAGTTGACGATCCGGTGCTCGGTCAGTTCTTGGGCTTCCTGGCGCGCGACATCACCAGCCATCCGGAGCGCCTGCAGGCCATCGACTCCACCTTCGTGCAGCGCATCCAGTCGTTGACCGGCGGCATCGAAATCGACATCGACGCCACCCTGTCGGCGGACGATGAATGA
- a CDS encoding type II toxin-antitoxin system YhaV family toxin, whose product MSSNKPAPLLIHDWTVFAHPLFLAQIEVIVQQVEVLKERDPVGYVKKNATKRLAAIAKLAFDVIPQDPTRPEYRQGNTLGDDYRHWFRAKFFQQYRLFFRYHAPSKVIVLAWVNDEDTKRAYESGDDAYRVFRKMLASGHPPDDWDQLLKEAKPAADRLQSSMGSLKGLE is encoded by the coding sequence ATGAGCAGCAACAAGCCCGCGCCCCTGCTCATCCACGACTGGACTGTTTTCGCGCACCCGCTGTTTCTCGCGCAAATTGAGGTCATCGTCCAGCAGGTCGAGGTACTGAAGGAGAGAGACCCTGTCGGATATGTAAAGAAGAACGCCACCAAGAGGCTGGCGGCAATCGCCAAACTGGCATTCGATGTCATCCCGCAAGACCCGACGAGACCGGAGTACCGACAAGGCAATACGCTCGGCGACGACTACAGGCACTGGTTCCGGGCCAAGTTTTTCCAGCAGTACCGCTTGTTCTTTCGCTACCACGCACCGAGCAAGGTCATCGTGCTGGCGTGGGTAAACGATGAGGATACGAAACGCGCCTATGAAAGCGGGGACGATGCATACCGGGTGTTTCGGAAAATGCTTGCCAGCGGTCACCCGCCCGACGATTGGGATCAGCTACTGAAAGAGGCCAAACCTGCTGCCGACCGACTGCAGTCCAGCATGGGTTCACTGAAGGGGTTGGAGTGA
- a CDS encoding SMODS domain-containing nucleotidyltransferase → MILEADFASFLQDIRPTKAMRDDLKTGHQTLRDRLNADEGLKKCLVSDFLQGSYKRSTAIRPKGDRRSDVDIIVVTKLSEQEYTPAKAMDIFTPFLDKHYKGKWRQQGRSFGIELSYVELDLVLTSAPSEAEMGILRSEALSADDSLEDDPEWRLHRSWLGLSSRYRSDARTLIAEAKNEPEWKSQPLRIPDRDANKWESTHPLAQITWTRDKNNRTGKHFVNVVKAIKWWRVEKHEEPKHPKGFPLERLIGECCPDDIESVAEGVVKTLEKIVSEYKLTVLVGGKPTLPDYGVPTHDVFKRIAVDDFKKFYDQVKDGAALARRAYDSQDRTESGNLWRELFGSKFPKPPENGGGSSGSGRGYTPPTGPATPGSGRFA, encoded by the coding sequence ATGATCCTTGAGGCTGATTTTGCTAGTTTCCTACAAGACATCCGCCCCACCAAGGCAATGCGCGACGACCTGAAGACCGGGCATCAGACGCTGCGTGACCGGCTCAACGCTGACGAGGGGCTGAAGAAGTGTCTAGTCTCGGATTTCCTTCAGGGCAGCTACAAACGCTCGACCGCGATTCGTCCGAAGGGGGACCGACGATCCGATGTCGACATCATCGTCGTCACGAAGCTCTCCGAGCAGGAGTACACGCCTGCGAAGGCGATGGACATCTTCACGCCGTTCCTAGACAAGCACTACAAGGGCAAGTGGCGACAGCAGGGGCGGTCGTTTGGTATCGAACTGTCTTATGTCGAGTTGGATCTCGTCCTTACCTCTGCACCGTCCGAGGCCGAAATGGGCATCCTCCGATCCGAGGCACTTTCGGCTGACGATAGCCTCGAAGACGATCCCGAGTGGCGACTACATCGCTCGTGGCTCGGGCTCAGCTCCCGCTACAGGAGCGATGCGCGAACGCTCATCGCCGAGGCAAAGAACGAGCCCGAGTGGAAATCTCAGCCCCTTCGCATCCCGGATCGCGACGCAAATAAGTGGGAGTCGACCCACCCGCTCGCGCAAATCACATGGACGCGCGACAAGAACAACCGCACAGGCAAGCACTTCGTTAACGTCGTGAAAGCCATCAAGTGGTGGCGCGTCGAAAAGCACGAGGAGCCGAAGCATCCGAAAGGGTTTCCGCTTGAGCGGCTCATCGGTGAGTGCTGCCCCGACGACATCGAGAGCGTCGCTGAGGGTGTCGTGAAAACACTGGAGAAGATCGTCTCCGAGTACAAGCTGACGGTACTGGTCGGCGGTAAGCCGACACTGCCGGACTATGGCGTGCCGACTCACGACGTGTTCAAGCGGATTGCGGTAGACGACTTCAAAAAGTTCTACGACCAGGTCAAGGACGGCGCTGCCCTCGCTCGCCGCGCCTACGACTCGCAAGACCGTACCGAGAGCGGAAACCTCTGGCGTGAATTATTCGGCAGCAAGTTCCCGAAGCCGCCAGAGAATGGGGGTGGATCAAGCGGATCAGGGCGTGGCTACACCCCACCCACGGGGCCCGCTACACCGGGGAGCGGCCGCTTCGCGTGA
- a CDS encoding SAVED domain-containing protein — translation MALGQVGARTEGDVYQGLFFWRQAADLLRPTSLVERVILEHDAAAGVDDVAVFYRAPGVNAGGWQASADYFQLKYHVDNRDAYSADALIDPSFISAKVSLLQRFYKAYARLSAQGRVPFRLHLASNWRWKDDDKLAGLLREFDGELPPKFFTDGAKGDLGKVREKWRAHLSLEVEPFTAFARTLRFQLEHFGRRDFKAYVYATLQAAGLRTPSADRAACPYESLAQQFLMSGQHSFDEAEFRTLCQKEGLLLGGSVRSERPFAIGVRSFMRFAERLESEVDELVCVSSNFDGRHLTDEGSWEASTVQVRSFLSNQARLRGEESVIALECHGSFALLAGWELSRNSGVRAAPIQKPNLDVWRPVKDASTGGSWAAPQMIEKNADADDVAFCLSVTHDVRVDVENYLLSAGAPPVRRLVVLSPEGGPSPQSIKDADHAYQLAAALPALLMSARPNRAARVHVFFACPNALMFFIGQQREALGRIALYEFDFGIERDGSYQLSFSLPPSAKAVAAHQEATP, via the coding sequence GTGGCACTTGGCCAAGTTGGCGCAAGAACCGAAGGGGATGTTTACCAGGGGCTGTTCTTCTGGCGGCAGGCAGCTGACCTGTTGCGTCCAACCTCTCTGGTCGAACGGGTCATCCTCGAGCACGACGCCGCAGCTGGCGTTGACGATGTCGCCGTCTTCTACCGAGCGCCTGGGGTCAACGCGGGCGGCTGGCAGGCGAGTGCCGACTATTTCCAGCTTAAGTACCACGTCGACAACCGCGATGCGTACAGCGCCGACGCGCTGATCGATCCCTCGTTCATCAGCGCGAAGGTCTCGCTGCTTCAACGCTTTTATAAGGCCTATGCCCGTCTCTCGGCGCAGGGGCGCGTCCCGTTTCGGCTCCACCTCGCGTCCAACTGGCGGTGGAAGGACGACGACAAGCTCGCTGGTCTCTTGCGCGAGTTCGACGGTGAGCTGCCACCCAAGTTCTTCACGGATGGCGCGAAGGGCGACCTCGGGAAGGTCCGCGAGAAATGGCGCGCCCATCTGAGCCTCGAAGTCGAGCCGTTCACGGCGTTCGCGCGCACGTTGCGGTTCCAGCTCGAACACTTCGGTCGACGCGATTTTAAGGCGTACGTCTACGCGACTCTTCAGGCCGCTGGCCTCCGCACTCCAAGTGCTGACCGCGCGGCGTGCCCCTACGAGAGCCTGGCGCAGCAGTTCCTGATGAGCGGCCAGCACTCGTTCGACGAGGCCGAATTCCGCACGTTGTGCCAGAAGGAGGGGCTCCTACTCGGGGGCAGCGTGAGGTCCGAACGCCCCTTTGCTATCGGCGTGCGGAGCTTCATGCGCTTCGCCGAGCGGCTCGAGTCCGAGGTGGACGAGCTCGTCTGCGTCTCGTCCAACTTCGACGGCCGCCACCTGACAGATGAAGGTTCGTGGGAGGCTAGCACGGTGCAGGTACGCTCATTCCTTAGCAATCAGGCACGTCTCCGTGGTGAAGAGTCGGTAATCGCCCTCGAGTGCCACGGCTCGTTTGCGCTGCTTGCGGGCTGGGAGTTGAGCCGCAACTCCGGCGTGAGGGCAGCGCCGATACAGAAGCCGAACCTCGATGTGTGGCGACCGGTCAAGGACGCGTCGACGGGGGGCTCGTGGGCGGCACCGCAGATGATCGAGAAGAACGCGGATGCGGACGACGTGGCGTTCTGCTTGTCCGTCACCCACGACGTTCGCGTCGACGTAGAGAATTACCTCTTGTCGGCGGGAGCGCCGCCGGTGCGACGTCTCGTGGTGCTGAGCCCGGAGGGCGGGCCATCGCCCCAGAGTATTAAGGACGCCGATCACGCCTACCAGCTTGCGGCCGCACTGCCTGCGCTTCTGATGAGCGCCCGTCCGAATCGAGCCGCCAGGGTTCACGTCTTCTTCGCATGCCCCAACGCGCTGATGTTCTTCATCGGCCAACAGCGCGAGGCCCTCGGTCGAATCGCGCTCTACGAGTTCGACTTCGGCATCGAGCGTGACGGCTCCTACCAGCTTTCCTTCTCGCTACCGCCCTCGGCGAAGGCCGTCGCGGCACACCAAGAGGCCACGCCATGA